From Triticum urartu cultivar G1812 chromosome 2, Tu2.1, whole genome shotgun sequence, a single genomic window includes:
- the LOC125535162 gene encoding uncharacterized protein LOC125535162, with translation MIRGGSCECDAGACVEVERRAFVHATFDRSGEAAGILQKMVDGFGTILLSADDVEESTIHLANRHLVEALESAHAIGCTADFLSQMLDGWGCKLEGDARRIWQGEKCREYIFLFSNAYDVLLIMRGRGATFSNVELESRLSAMFRRYKTSYLDECWAPLMNYLDRLDKFSDEFCIICRRQMTLKVNANLRYKLRKEIVGLIVPQYQVSFLAQRKNQSRLSRALHCRKRVMAGKQKMCTAEELEMVINDLFEG, from the exons ATGATCCGAGGAGGCTCGTGCGAGTGCGATGCAGGGGCTTGTGTGGAAGTGGAACGCCGAGCCTTCGTCCATGCTACATTCGACAG ATCTGGTGAGGCTGCTGGTATCCTTCAGAAGATGGTGGATGGTTTTGGGACAATACTTCTCAGCGCAGATGACGTCGAAGAATCCACAATTCATCTAGCAAACAGACATCTCGTTGAAGCTCTGGAATCAGCACATGCCATCGGATGCACGGCTGATTTTCTCTCTCAGATGCTTGACGGCTGGGGCTGTAAGCTGGAGGGGGATGCGCGAAGGATATGGCAGGGTGAAAAGTGTAGAGAATACATTTTCCTGTTCAGCAATGCATATGATGTTTTGCTGATTATGCGTGGTCGAGGAGCAACCTTTTCAAACGTAGAACTAGAGAGTAGGCTCAGTGCGATGTTCCGTCGATACAAGACCAGCTACTTGGATGAGTGCTGGGCGCCTCTGATGAACTACCTAGACCGTTTGGATAAGTTTAGTGATGAATTTTGTATCATCTGCAGACGTCAGATGACACTGAAGGTTAATGCTAACCTCAGGTACAAGCTACGGAAAGAGATTGTGGGTTTGATTGTTCCACAGTACCAGGTTTCATTCTTGGCCCAGAGGAAGAATCAGAGTCGCCTCTCACGGGCGCTACATTGCCGAAAGCGAGTCATGGCAGGAAAACAAAAGATGTGCACTGCCGAGGAATTGGAAATGGTGATAAATGATTTGTTTGAAGGATGA